In a single window of the Gossypium hirsutum isolate 1008001.06 chromosome A13, Gossypium_hirsutum_v2.1, whole genome shotgun sequence genome:
- the LOC107894685 gene encoding uncharacterized protein — protein sequence MAIGDFNAILSSDDKKEVISQVTDVTGWLHHQNFSDFVKENWSFDGNMTNAIVGFTDKLKSCNKCVYGHINQRKRQLMHKLAKTQLALDLSSFKSLFHQEILIREELDNVLHHEEMLWKQKSRCEWLTLGDRNTSYFHRRTVQRRNFNKITALRDTDGDWIFDPEILKTEAVRFFQKLYGENPGLLGTMPSSAFPILNTEDADFLERNVTNEEIKVTLFNMTPLKAPGSDGF from the exons ATGGCAATTGGAGATTTTAATGCCATTCTCTCTTCCGATGATAAGAAGGAGGTCATATCACAGGTCACAGATGTAA CTGGTTGGCTTCACCACCAAAATTTTTCCGATTTTGTCAAGGAAAATTGGAGTTTTGATGGTAACATGACTAATGCAATTGTCGGGTTCACGGATAAGCTTAAAAGCTGCAACAAATGTGTTTATGGCCATATAAATCAGAGGAAGAGACAGTTAATGCACAAGCTCGCTAAGACTCAACTTGCATTGGACCTTTCAAGTTTTAAATCTCTTTTTCATCAGGAAATTTTAATTCGTGAGGAGTTGGATAATGTTCTTCATCATGAGGAAATGTTATGGAAGCAGAAATCCAGATGCGAGTGGCTGACATTGGGAGATCGTAACACAAGTTATTTTCATAGACGCACTGTTCAGAGGAGGAATTTTAATAAAATCACTGCTCTACGTGATACCGATGGTGACTGGATTTTTGATCCTGAGATCCTCAAGACTGAAGCGGTTAGGTTTTTCCAAAAGCTTTATGGGGAGAATCCAGGACTGCTTGGAACTATGCCTTCCAGTGCTTTTCCTATTCTCAACACTGAAGATGCTGATTTTCTCGAAAGGAATGTTACGAACGAGGAAATAAAGGTTACTCTTTTCAATATGACACCATTGAAAGCCCCAGGTAGCGATGGTTTTTAG